In one window of Calditrichota bacterium DNA:
- the queF gene encoding NADPH-dependent 7-cyano-7-deazaguanine reductase QueF, producing MDFEPHGRTRPFEGVESIDASLLETFPYEYPGRAIEIEIVTDEFTTVCPWSGLPDFGTITVRYVPDQLCVELRSFKYYLLTYRNVGIFYEHLVNRVLDDLVRAVKPRKMLIEADYKVRGGLKTRAVATFEAASAPS from the coding sequence TTGGATTTCGAACCTCACGGCCGGACCCGACCTTTCGAGGGCGTCGAGTCGATTGACGCCTCGCTCCTCGAGACGTTTCCTTACGAGTATCCCGGCCGGGCTATCGAAATTGAAATCGTAACCGACGAATTCACAACTGTCTGCCCCTGGTCCGGTCTGCCCGATTTCGGCACCATCACCGTGCGTTATGTGCCGGATCAACTCTGCGTCGAACTCCGCTCCTTTAAATACTACCTCTTAACCTACCGCAATGTCGGCATCTTCTACGAGCATCTGGTCAACCGCGTTTTGGACGACCTGGTGCGCGCTGTCAAGCCGCGGAAGATGCTGATCGAAGCCGACTATAAGGTTCGCGGCGGGCTTAAAACACGCGCTGTCGCGACCTTTGAGGCGGCCTCCGCGCCATCGTAG